From the genome of Pseudomonas mohnii:
TCTACCTCACCCAAGTCGTGAAAGTAGTATATTGACCACTGCTCTTGAGCCCATGTGGAGCGCCATGGCGCCTCTCTGAGATAACCATCGTTGGTGAAATCGCGTGCAGTCCATGAGTCCACGTCCAACCTTTGCTTCGTCCGGATGTAATCGAGAAGCTGCTGTTCGTCTTTTTGTTTAACGACTACTGGCAATAGGAAGCGCCACTGTGCCTGCCTGGAGCCATGCTCCCGACCTTGCCTCTCTTTGTATCGCTCGGTTACTGAACGATGTTCGTGCAAGACTACCCACGTTCCTCCGGTTAAATCGTCACGGCTAACTAGGTTCATGATGCCGGTTGAAGGTTCCTCTTCAAAAGGCCATTTCCCCACATCCGCTTCGAGAGTCTCTTGAATTGATATCTCAAATTTCTCAACCGAAGGGTATTGTCTTTGGGAGCGACTGCGCTCGTCAGCAAGCAAAATGGTTGGATCGATTTCTCGATGAGTACCGATGTCCAATGGGTAGGCATACCGACGCGATCCCTGCTCAGTCCTTTCCGACAACCATCTGTTGTCGGCCAGGCTGCAGAGAAGCTCATCAAGAGCAAGCCGTTGGTATTTTTTCCCTATGCGCTCAACTAACGGCCGATCACGACTGTAGTCATGGCGAAGGCTCCGATCATGTGGAAACAGCTTTTTCGTCCAGCCCAACCCATAGGCCCGCTTGGCAACCCAGCGCTTTGCCGCATTTATGTCGATATGAGGTAGCTGCTCGCGGTCATTTCTCGAGGACTTGAAGCGTTTTTTATACTCTTTCTTGTATCTAACCTGCTCATCAGGGCTCAAAATCTCAAGTAATAGGTTTTCTGCTCTCGTGAAGTTTCTTGAGCGTTCCTCTAAGTCTTGCTCAGAAAGATTGAGCCTGAGATCTCTGAAGTGATTAGGACTAAAATCACGCATCAACTTCAGGACGTCAGTCCTTAAGTCGCAGTGGTTGATCACCTCAGCCTCGAACCGCTCATATATCTCGGTAGCGCTCAGAGGCTCAGGCGAAACCAGCGGTACGTTCAAGAATGAACTGACCCTGGGTTGGATTTCATAGCTTGCAAAATCGCCGCCCCAACCAGTGCAAGAATCCAAGATTTGGGAGTCCCCAGCCCGCTTTGCAACCTTCTCGAGGGCCTCTTCGGACACGGAAAGCCTGATGGTTTTGGAGTGATAAGGCGGCATTGCTTTCACGATATCAACTTGCTCGGGCAAGTGACCATTTAGCAACGCGAGCTCAATAATACCTAATGCACTGTCCCTGAGAATCATGGCCAGCGGTACATCCTCTCTGTCAAAAACCTCTCTATTCGCGATCTCAGAATAGTTGTGTAGTCGATGCGGCTCTGGATCGATGCAGCACGCTCCATAGGCTGCAGTGTGCAGGCGCTCAAGGACGTAGAGATCGTCGACATGGGCAAAGTCCATGCAAAGCATCCCATACAAGCTGGGGTTCCAAATCATGAGAGACGTGAGCGCCTTGGTGGCTTTGTCTCGAAGCTCTCGATTGGAGCTTGCGAAAAACCAGGTCAGGGTAATTGCGCAGAGATACTGAATATCTGAATCAGTTTGCTCGCTCTGCTCAAAGGCACTCCACTCAATCAATCGCTGGGCAGTGTTTTCCTCGTCCATGGGCATGCTGTTTAGCTGAATAGTCCACGACGCATCCCGTTTGGCCATGCTCTGAGCAGCTAGCCGGTTGTGTAAGGATTTCGCATTCCATGGGTGGCCGGCGCTTGCACTCACTTGAAGGATGATATCGAAGTGCTCTTCGTTTTTTGAGAGGAAATAATTGAAAAGCTCAAGTGTACGGTTGCTGAAGGATTCGTTGGCTCGCCACCGCAGGCTTTCAACGAATGCACTGCCAACAGAGTGTTCATTTGCCCAGTGATCTACGCCACCAGGCATCACGTCTAGAAGCTCCTTTTGGAAACGTTCAGGTAGCTGTACGGAGAGAGCCTCCGTCAACCCGGCCCACTCGTAATGAAGCCGTTTACCATTGTGAATGAATTGAAGCGAACCGCTTTTCAGCGCTTGAGCAGGGTCTTTAACTTCGTCCAAGAGCCCCGAAGCCATCAAGTAGTCTTGTAACCTCTGAAAGCTAAATCGAACAACGTCCTCAGTTGTATCGAACGGATCAGCATCTTTGCTGTTTGGGTTTGGATCCATCCGGAACAACCCGTTTCGCTGAAGCACCTCAAACCATGTTGTTCCTAGTGGAGCTGGAAAGGCGTGAAATTTTTCAGCAACAATTTTTATCGCATCAGAGTGCTGAACATAGTCGCTACGTTTCATCGCCATTTGTGTGGCAATTGCAGAAAGTGCGTGGTTGGTTGGTTTGACAAGATCGTCACTGCCGTCCCTTCCTGCACCTAGGTTTCGAGCAATACTTTTCAGGTAAAAGGAGAATACCTGTTTCGTACCTGTTAGCCCTCTGGGGAACCACTTTTGATTCTCTCTCTCGAGAGCAATGCAGGCACTTCTTAAAAATAACGGATTGATAAACTCGGCAGCTAACCAAGGAGTGTTTGGCTGTGAAATTCCTCGTTTTTTAAGATACATGCGTGCTGCGTGAGCTCGCTCTTCAGGAGTGGTAAAGCCGCGAACGTAAAATGAAGGCACAGCCTCCTTGAGAGTAGCGGGTATAACGTATTGCGTATACTCCGTCCGACAGCTAAACACGACAACCAAGTTTTTATACTTTTCGATCCTGCCGATAAACTCTGCAAGCTCCTTACGCCAAAGAGTTATGCCCGCCCCCTCATTTAAAGCATCAATCAAAATCAAGCCACGCTTACGCGTAGCTTCTGCTGCAGCACTCAGTGCCTGAAGTAAGACGTCGGAATCGGTATCACCGAGCCCCAACCTGTTAGTAACTTGCCCCCAGACAGTGTCATTATTTAGGTGCTGCCCCAGTATCAGAATCGCTACTCTTCCGTCTGATATAGCTTGCTGAGCAATGTTGCCGAGTAAGTGAGACTTTCCTATTCCTGCTTCCCCGAAGAGAAAAAAACGGCGGCTAGGTTCTGCAGAGAGATACCTGTCCTGAAGTGATGATCTGAACACGTAACATGCATCACTCAGCTCGCTTATCTGATGCTGTAGATAGTCTAAAGAATGGTCGCTGGACGTTTTTTTCTTTCGCATTTCCTCCTTTGTGTCCCAAGCGACTCTTTGCAGGGAATGGACGTCGTCCGAGATACTTTCAACATGCCCAAGACACTCCTCAAGCGGCCAAGCAAGCCAGGCGTCAGAGGTGAATCTTTGCCTCAGCTCTCTAAGCCTATCCACATTGGAGGTGATGTTTTCTATTAAGGGGATACTAGCCTTCCCCAATAACTTCACCACATTGGTTATTTTGACCAAAGCAGAAATTTTATCGATCTTGGCCTGAAGCTCGGAAAGGATCCCTTGGTCATGAAGGATTATTTTGAATAACCTTTCAATCCCGACCTCCACATGATCGTCTGGATGATATCTCTCGTCGAGAGACTTAACGGCCCATTCAACTTTTTCTGAAAACCAATTTGTTGAGAACTCAACATCACCAAACCAGTACCTTTTTAGTCCTTCGGCACTCGGAAGTGTCAGTCGATTAGTAAGGTCTGAGGCTGTCCAGGGAATGAATTCTACCGTATGCCCCAATGGTACATATGATGCCCATGTTTCTTTATGAGTTTCCCAATGCTCCCAGCCTCTTTTCCCGCTATTTTTTTTCCCGGTCTTATCAGTCAGATCGCAAGCTAAGGCCACAACATATTTGGTCAATGACGGATGTGACTGCAGGGCCCGTTGAACGGAGTCGTCAATATTGGCCCAATCAATTTCACCTGTTTTTAAATAGTATTTGGCTTGGTATCCAATCTTGCTTCCGTCACTACGCAACCAGTAGGCCTCGATACCCCCGTCCCCCCCAGCCCCTTCTATTCGCCTAAATTCCGCATCAGCGGCTGGTGGTTCGCGCCGTGCGAGCTGGCAAACGAGTTCTTCGAAAGCGAGGCGTTGCCCTGAATCCTTGCCCCTAATGCGTCTGTAATCCATGGTTTGTCCGTAACGAAAAGCTGGTAGTCATACTGGCAGAATGCCTAGAGTGTACCGTCTTGCGAGCAGCCAGGATTGTTCGTTTCGCGGACTATCTCATGAAGGCCAGAGGATTTTTCTGTCAAGGGTTGCCTTCGCTTCTGCGGTGCACAAAGCCCTTCGAATGCCCGCTGAAAAGACGCGGGAGAGAGTACGCCAAGCCAACTCGCGTGGCCTACGTTGATCCTTTGCTAAAGAGAGTCGTAAAGCCTTTAACGACCAACGCCGCAACTAAGCCGACAAGTGCACCTACCAGGCAGTGAATGCCTAGCGTTGCGACTGTTTCCCACGCCCCAGCCCCAGCAAAGAGCGTTTCAGCAAAGTGCTGTACAGGCTCAATGCCTTCTGTGATAAACGCCCCGCCGACCAAGAACATCGCAACAGTGCCAATCCATGACAATGCTTTCATAAGCTTTGGTGCAGCGGACAGCAGCCATCCCCCGACAATCCTCACCACCGAGCCCCACGTACCAGTAGCTTTAGACTTCTGGAGAATAAGGCCGGCATCATCCAAGCGGACGATCCCCGCAACCAATCCGTAAACGCCCACTGTCATGACCACCGCGATCAGCGCTAACGTCAAAACCTGTTGGAGCATCGGGGCATCAGTAACGATATTTAGGGTGATTACGATGATCTCGGCGCTCAGAATGAAGTCCGTTCGTACAGCCCCTGCAATCTTCCGCTTTTCATAGGAGGCCAGCTCTTCAGGTGTCTTAGGCTTCGTTTTCTTTGGTTGCCCTGTGCCATCGTCTCGACTAGCCGTGAGCTTGTCCTTGATGGCCTCAAAGCCCTCATAACAAAGATATGCTCCCCCAATCATGAGCAGCCAGTGAACCCCGGCAGGCAGCAGTGCGTTCAACGCCAACGCACAAGGCACCAGGATTGCTTTGTTTCTCAGCGACCCCTTAAATACAGCCCATACCACCGGTAGCTCTCGGTCTGCTTTCATGCCGGTAACCTGCTCAGCATTCACAGCAAGGTCGTCGCTTAGGACACTAGCCGATTTCTTTGCAGCGACTTTGCTCATAAGCGAGATGTCGTCTAGCAGTGTGGCGATGTCATCCAATAGTGCGAACAAGCTACTGCCAGCCATCTAAGGCTCCTTCCGGGATGTTAATTTTTTTCCCTACCACCTTAGGCACAACGAGGCTGATGCCCCGCATACCTTCACTGCATGGGCTCAGAATTGCCCTGTCGTCATGGGATTACGGAAAGCACCTTTCTAGACAATTGACGCACCATGCCGTTCATCAATACCTAGCGAGCCGCACCTGAACATTCAAGAACGAACCAAATAATCGTTACTGAATGCTGGCCAACTACCATCTTCTGGATCAAACCGCCTATTCTAAATCACCTATATCCGAGCGGTTCGGCGGTCGGCGACGTGAACCGGGTCAGCAGACACGGGGCAAACAAAATCCTGGACGATGGGCGGTGAGCAATGAAGCTGCAGAGTATTCGGCTATGTAATTTTCAGTCCTTCGCCAATGGGCCTACGGTAATCACATTTGAGGATGTCACCTACCTTATCGGCCCCAATGGCTCTGGAAAGACCGCAGTCCTGCAAGCGCTTTGCAGGTTGTTTGCCTTTGATCCAAGCCTCCGTCGGATCAAACGATCTGACTTCCATGTACCTGCTGATGAGGATTTGGTGCCTGAGGAACGCAGTCTGTGGCTGGAAGCGGATTTCGAATTTCCAGAGCTTCTGGAGGATGAGGACAACACTACCGTCGCCCCGCACTTCGCTCATATGCGATTGGACACACCCGAAGGCATCCCGCGCGTTAGATATCGATTGAGCGCAACCATGGGGATCGATGGCGACATTGAAGAGAACCTAGTGTATGTCCTCGATGTTGATAAAGACGCCAACCCACTGTCCACCGCAGTAGTCACTCGGGCGCATCGTAATACCATTCAAATGCATTACCTTCCCGCCAGACGAGACCCTGCCGACCACATAACCTACGGCGCTAATGCCCTGCTCGGACGCTTGTTACGAGCCGTCAATTGGGAGGATGACCGCGAGCGGATCAAAGGACTCACTGACGAAATCAGCGAATGCTTGTCCGGAAATCAATCGGTAAGTGCATTCAGTGAAAGCCTGAACGCCATGTGGAAACGGCTTCACAAGGGCACCTTCTTCACCGACCCAAAGCTCACGTTCGTTACTTCCGAGATTGAGTCTCTTCTCAGACACATGTCAGTGTCGTTTTCACCAGGGCATGACGAAAATCTAGTCGACTTCTCTCGCCTCAGCGATGGTCAGAAGTCGATGCTATACCTGTCACTTGTTTTGTCCTCTCACGCCATCGGGCGCGCAGTCCTTACTGGTAAGGATGTTTCTTTCGATGCTGACAAACTGAAGCCACCGTCATTTACGCTGATCGCAGTGGAGGAACCTGAAAACAGCCTCTCACCTCATTACCTAGGGCGCATCGTTAATGCTCTCAATAGCTCAATTGGAGGGGCAGACTCCCAGGCAATCATCGCCACGCATGCTCCATCCATGCTCCGCCGCGTGGATCCTGAGAACATTCGCTATCTACGCCTCGCTGCGAACCGCTCCACCAAGGTTACCTGTATAGCCCTACCCGACAAGGAAGATGAAGCTCATAAGTTTGTTCGAGAGGCTGTACAGGCCTTTCCGGAAGTCTATTTCTCCCGGCTAGTGGTACTGGGTGAGGGAGACAGCGAAGAAATTGTTCTTCCGAGAATTCTTCAGGCGAAAGGTGCGCCTGTTGATGAGTCGGCGGTGACCATCGCGCCACTGGGCGGTCGTCACGTCAACCATTTTTGGAGATTGCTCTCCGCGCTGGAGACGCCCTATGTAACCCTACTTGATCTCGACGTTGCACGACATCAAGGTGGGTGGGGACGTGTAACCAACGTCAATAATCAACTTGCAAAATTTGCTCCAGAGAAAAAGCTTCCCGCTTGGAATATAGCCAAGTGGAATGATGATCTTCCGGTTCGAACCCACCATTGGTTTGAAGAAGGAAAAGTGAGCGTATTTGTCGAGCTAGAGAAGCGCGGAGTTTTCTTCTCAGAGCCTATGGATTTGGACTTCTCAATGTTGCTGGCCTACCCAGATGCATATGATGTATCGCTAAGCGATCCGGACGAATCAACTGTTAAGGCCGTCCTAGGCAAGAGTCATCATAAGTCTGACCAATACAATGCAGCGGAACAGCAACTTTTTGGCACCTACCACTCCAAGTTCAAACTAGGTAGCAAACCGGCAGCACACATCTCCGCCCTTGCGAAGCTGACTGACGAAGATCTGCTAAAAAGCCTTCCTCCATCGCTAGATCGTTTAGCAGACGCAATCATCGCGGCGCTGGAGGACATCCCAGAATGATCAGCGCGGATGCATGGAAAGTCGCCGATGGCTTGACCTTGGAAACAAACGCCCTTCTTGCAGTGAGGGAGCTTGGAAAGTCGCTCGCGCTTACCGCAGGCCCAGGCGCAGGCAAAACGGAGGTTCTGGCGCAGCGTGCAGACTTTTTGCTACGCACCGGAAACTGTCGCTACCCCAAGCGAATACTGGCGATCTCCTTCAAGGTCGATGCGAGCATAAACCTCAAGGAACGGATTCGTCGCAGATGCGGACTTGATCTGGCTGCACGCTTCGACAGCTACACCTTTCACGGCTTCGCCAAGCGCATCATTGATAGGTTTAGACCCGTGCTCACGGGCGGGGACTCTCTTGAGCCAAACTACTCCATAGGCGACGAATCAATCCAAGGCAAACAAATTAAGTTCGCGCAGCTCATACCTCTCGCAACGAAGATCTTGACCAATTCAGTAGTTGCAAGAAATGCAATTTGTCAGACCTACGCCGATGTGTTCCTTGATGAGTTCCAAGACTGCACTACTGAGCAGTACGCACTGCTGAAGCTTATCTTCATGAATAAGCCAATTCGATTGACCGCCGTCGGTGACACCAAACAGAAAATTATGGGCTGGGCCGGAGCACTGGATGGCATATTTATAGACTACGCAAAGGACTTCGACGCCCGACCACTCAATCTATATCGAAACTTCCGATCTAAGCCTCGGCTTTTGCGGATGCAGAACGAGATCATTCGAACCCTTGATCCTGCTGCGGTGATGGCAGATGACCTGATCATTGGAAACGAAGGCGAACTCCTCGCTCGAAACTACGATAACAGTCACAGCGAAGCAGCCGCGTTGGCCGACATCATCCAGAGGTGGATAGATGTAGAGGAAATACCCCTACCAGAAATAGCGATTCTTTTCCCCAGGCAGATAGACCTGTATGGCACCCCCCTCATGGAGCAACTGGCAGCTAGAGGAATTCCCTATCGCAACGAGCATGAGTCTCAAGATCTGGTTAATGAGCCCGCTGCTCGCCTAATCATTGACTACCTATCATGCCTGTATCGGGAGAGAGAACCGAAGGCGTGGATCAATTTGATGGAGCAACTGGTTTCATTTAATGACGAGGACGGTGAATCTGAGCTTCAGAGAAACTTCGAGCGCCTCTATCTTGCCCAGCGCAAGGAAGTGAAAAAATTGGCCCGATCTGACGCGCCTTATTCAGGATGGTGGGAGCTAACTATGAAGTTCCTGAAGAACATCGGCCTACCCGTGCTGACGACCCTTTCTTCTGACTACGAAGCAAAAGCCAGATTGAACGAGGTTATCAAGAACACGAGACAGCAAATTGAGAAACTACTCGAGCAAGAACCGGATTTGCTCAAAGCACTTGATCTGTTCTCCAACGATCAAGCAGTCCGATTTCTGACGATTCATAAAAGTAAGGGATTGGAATTCCACTCTGTAATTATGATCGGTGTAGAAACCCAGACATTTTGGGGCAAAGTACAAGAGGAGCGTTGCGGCTTCTTTGTAGGTGTTTCACGCGCCAAGGAACGATTGATGATTACGACATGTGACTTACGCCATCGACCGGCCTCAAACCCTCCAAGGTGGAATGAGCATCGCACTCCTCATGCTGAGTTCGTCACATACGTAACGCCATTTCTTTCCGCACAGCCAAATGCCTGACAGGTAGCCGCGTGTCGCAGATCTTGTATGAACTCGCGGCATGAATGCTCCCCGCACAGCAGGTTATCCTTAGACCTCAAGCAGAGTCACAAACACGGGCTGAGGAAAATCTCCGGGCTTCCGGGGTATGCAATAGATCGAGGTGTGTCAGGAAGGACTAGGCAAGAGCAATCCCAATCAAATACACATCCTTAAGCTTCCATATCAGTAG
Proteins encoded in this window:
- a CDS encoding ATP-binding protein, encoding MDYRRIRGKDSGQRLAFEELVCQLARREPPAADAEFRRIEGAGGDGGIEAYWLRSDGSKIGYQAKYYLKTGEIDWANIDDSVQRALQSHPSLTKYVVALACDLTDKTGKKNSGKRGWEHWETHKETWASYVPLGHTVEFIPWTASDLTNRLTLPSAEGLKRYWFGDVEFSTNWFSEKVEWAVKSLDERYHPDDHVEVGIERLFKIILHDQGILSELQAKIDKISALVKITNVVKLLGKASIPLIENITSNVDRLRELRQRFTSDAWLAWPLEECLGHVESISDDVHSLQRVAWDTKEEMRKKKTSSDHSLDYLQHQISELSDACYVFRSSLQDRYLSAEPSRRFFLFGEAGIGKSHLLGNIAQQAISDGRVAILILGQHLNNDTVWGQVTNRLGLGDTDSDVLLQALSAAAEATRKRGLILIDALNEGAGITLWRKELAEFIGRIEKYKNLVVVFSCRTEYTQYVIPATLKEAVPSFYVRGFTTPEERAHAARMYLKKRGISQPNTPWLAAEFINPLFLRSACIALERENQKWFPRGLTGTKQVFSFYLKSIARNLGAGRDGSDDLVKPTNHALSAIATQMAMKRSDYVQHSDAIKIVAEKFHAFPAPLGTTWFEVLQRNGLFRMDPNPNSKDADPFDTTEDVVRFSFQRLQDYLMASGLLDEVKDPAQALKSGSLQFIHNGKRLHYEWAGLTEALSVQLPERFQKELLDVMPGGVDHWANEHSVGSAFVESLRWRANESFSNRTLELFNYFLSKNEEHFDIILQVSASAGHPWNAKSLHNRLAAQSMAKRDASWTIQLNSMPMDEENTAQRLIEWSAFEQSEQTDSDIQYLCAITLTWFFASSNRELRDKATKALTSLMIWNPSLYGMLCMDFAHVDDLYVLERLHTAAYGACCIDPEPHRLHNYSEIANREVFDREDVPLAMILRDSALGIIELALLNGHLPEQVDIVKAMPPYHSKTIRLSVSEEALEKVAKRAGDSQILDSCTGWGGDFASYEIQPRVSSFLNVPLVSPEPLSATEIYERFEAEVINHCDLRTDVLKLMRDFSPNHFRDLRLNLSEQDLEERSRNFTRAENLLLEILSPDEQVRYKKEYKKRFKSSRNDREQLPHIDINAAKRWVAKRAYGLGWTKKLFPHDRSLRHDYSRDRPLVERIGKKYQRLALDELLCSLADNRWLSERTEQGSRRYAYPLDIGTHREIDPTILLADERSRSQRQYPSVEKFEISIQETLEADVGKWPFEEEPSTGIMNLVSRDDLTGGTWVVLHEHRSVTERYKERQGREHGSRQAQWRFLLPVVVKQKDEQQLLDYIRTKQRLDVDSWTARDFTNDGYLREAPWRSTWAQEQWSIYYFHDLGEVEVAYPCFRHYWEPHLDVSMPEGAQALIPAPWLAQRLNLKPDPENANIYVDHAGETRFVCGRSLGDGSHAFIDQQLFQTFLKEDGLACVWIFVTERSAWPGGENTNASRRRSEGVVWHERGKPQMLQWSDDWARGESKRYVSVKL
- a CDS encoding DUF808 domain-containing protein — translated: MAGSSLFALLDDIATLLDDISLMSKVAAKKSASVLSDDLAVNAEQVTGMKADRELPVVWAVFKGSLRNKAILVPCALALNALLPAGVHWLLMIGGAYLCYEGFEAIKDKLTASRDDGTGQPKKTKPKTPEELASYEKRKIAGAVRTDFILSAEIIVITLNIVTDAPMLQQVLTLALIAVVMTVGVYGLVAGIVRLDDAGLILQKSKATGTWGSVVRIVGGWLLSAAPKLMKALSWIGTVAMFLVGGAFITEGIEPVQHFAETLFAGAGAWETVATLGIHCLVGALVGLVAALVVKGFTTLFSKGST
- a CDS encoding ATP-dependent nuclease: MKLQSIRLCNFQSFANGPTVITFEDVTYLIGPNGSGKTAVLQALCRLFAFDPSLRRIKRSDFHVPADEDLVPEERSLWLEADFEFPELLEDEDNTTVAPHFAHMRLDTPEGIPRVRYRLSATMGIDGDIEENLVYVLDVDKDANPLSTAVVTRAHRNTIQMHYLPARRDPADHITYGANALLGRLLRAVNWEDDRERIKGLTDEISECLSGNQSVSAFSESLNAMWKRLHKGTFFTDPKLTFVTSEIESLLRHMSVSFSPGHDENLVDFSRLSDGQKSMLYLSLVLSSHAIGRAVLTGKDVSFDADKLKPPSFTLIAVEEPENSLSPHYLGRIVNALNSSIGGADSQAIIATHAPSMLRRVDPENIRYLRLAANRSTKVTCIALPDKEDEAHKFVREAVQAFPEVYFSRLVVLGEGDSEEIVLPRILQAKGAPVDESAVTIAPLGGRHVNHFWRLLSALETPYVTLLDLDVARHQGGWGRVTNVNNQLAKFAPEKKLPAWNIAKWNDDLPVRTHHWFEEGKVSVFVELEKRGVFFSEPMDLDFSMLLAYPDAYDVSLSDPDESTVKAVLGKSHHKSDQYNAAEQQLFGTYHSKFKLGSKPAAHISALAKLTDEDLLKSLPPSLDRLADAIIAALEDIPE
- a CDS encoding UvrD-helicase domain-containing protein — protein: MISADAWKVADGLTLETNALLAVRELGKSLALTAGPGAGKTEVLAQRADFLLRTGNCRYPKRILAISFKVDASINLKERIRRRCGLDLAARFDSYTFHGFAKRIIDRFRPVLTGGDSLEPNYSIGDESIQGKQIKFAQLIPLATKILTNSVVARNAICQTYADVFLDEFQDCTTEQYALLKLIFMNKPIRLTAVGDTKQKIMGWAGALDGIFIDYAKDFDARPLNLYRNFRSKPRLLRMQNEIIRTLDPAAVMADDLIIGNEGELLARNYDNSHSEAAALADIIQRWIDVEEIPLPEIAILFPRQIDLYGTPLMEQLAARGIPYRNEHESQDLVNEPAARLIIDYLSCLYREREPKAWINLMEQLVSFNDEDGESELQRNFERLYLAQRKEVKKLARSDAPYSGWWELTMKFLKNIGLPVLTTLSSDYEAKARLNEVIKNTRQQIEKLLEQEPDLLKALDLFSNDQAVRFLTIHKSKGLEFHSVIMIGVETQTFWGKVQEERCGFFVGVSRAKERLMITTCDLRHRPASNPPRWNEHRTPHAEFVTYVTPFLSAQPNA